From Ignisphaera aggregans DSM 17230, the proteins below share one genomic window:
- a CDS encoding SSU ribosomal protein S17P (COGs: COG0186 Ribosomal protein S17~InterPro IPR000266:IPR019978~KEGG: hbu:Hbut_1309 30S ribosomal protein S17P~PFAM: ribosomal protein S17~SPTR: A2BMC8 30S ribosomal protein S17P~TIGRFAM: ribosomal protein S17P~PFAM: Ribosomal protein S17~TIGRFAM: archaeal ribosomal protein S17P), producing the protein MSAPKNIGIKYPGLTPPQRSCNDAKCPWHGNVRVRGLILTGKVIKARMRNTVVVEREYTVWISKFKRYERRRSRIHAHNPPCIGAKEGDIVLIGETRPLAKSVSFVVLGVLQTVQQSSS; encoded by the coding sequence ATGTCTGCACCTAAGAACATAGGAATCAAATATCCGGGTCTTACACCACCTCAAAGATCATGTAATGATGCTAAATGTCCTTGGCATGGAAATGTAAGAGTTAGAGGACTTATTCTAACTGGCAAGGTTATAAAAGCAAGGATGAGAAATACTGTTGTTGTTGAGAGGGAGTATACTGTATGGATAAGCAAATTTAAGAGGTATGAAAGAAGGAGGAGTAGGATACATGCACATAATCCACCATGCATAGGAGCAAAAGAAGGTGATATAGTTCTTATTGGTGAGACAAGACCTTTGGCTAAGAGTGTTTCTTTTGTAGTATTGGGGGTGTTACAAACTGTTCAACAAAGTAGTTCGTGA
- a CDS encoding LSU ribosomal protein L14P (COGs: COG0093 Ribosomal protein L14~InterPro IPR000218:IPR019972~KEGG: hbu:Hbut_1310 50S ribosomal protein L14P~PFAM: ribosomal protein L14b/L23e~SPTR: A2BMC9 50S ribosomal protein L14P~PFAM: Ribosomal protein L14p/L23e), producing the protein MAAKRAKTGAAFPRRRRVAGIINGTRLVVADNSGAKEVMVVGVIGVKTRLRRLPFATVGDMVVVTVKKGPPDMKGQIMRAIVIRQRKPFRRPDGTWVAFEDNACVLVTPEGTPKGKEIRGPVAREAVERWPQIANMASIVV; encoded by the coding sequence ATGGCTGCTAAAAGGGCTAAGACAGGGGCTGCATTTCCTAGACGAAGAAGAGTAGCTGGTATAATAAATGGTACTAGACTGGTTGTTGCTGATAATAGTGGTGCAAAGGAGGTTATGGTTGTTGGTGTAATAGGTGTAAAGACGAGATTAAGAAGATTGCCATTTGCAACTGTAGGTGATATGGTTGTAGTAACTGTTAAGAAGGGTCCGCCAGATATGAAAGGTCAAATAATGAGAGCCATAGTTATTAGGCAAAGAAAGCCATTTAGAAGACCTGATGGTACATGGGTAGCATTTGAAGATAATGCATGTGTATTGGTAACCCCTGAAGGTACGCCTAAGGGAAAGGAGATAAGAGGTCCTGTGGCAAGAGAAGCCGTAGAAAGATGGCCTCAGATAGCTAATATGGCCTCTATAGTTGTCTAA
- a CDS encoding LSU ribosomal protein L24P (InterPro IPR005824:IPR005825:IPR005756~KEGG: pfu:PF1813 50S ribosomal protein L24P~PFAM: KOW domain protein~SMART: KOW domain protein~SPTR: Q8U010 50S ribosomal protein L24P~TIGRFAM: ribosomal protein L24~PFAM: KOW motif~TIGRFAM: ribosomal protein L24p/L26e, archaeal/eukaryotic), with product MSNGDFEMELKTKLPRKQRKILYNLPLHLRWHLLNAPLSQELRKELNIKRLPVRSGDVVRIMRGDWKGHEGKVVDVDLKRVRIFVEGVTLKKADGSEVFYPIHPSKVIIIKLGEIDDVRRRIIERRSKAREELIKLGKAKPLKPG from the coding sequence TTGTCTAATGGTGATTTTGAAATGGAGCTTAAGACAAAGCTTCCTAGGAAACAGAGAAAGATTTTATATAATTTGCCACTTCATTTAAGATGGCATTTACTCAATGCACCATTGTCTCAAGAGTTAAGAAAAGAATTGAATATTAAGAGACTTCCAGTGAGGTCAGGAGATGTGGTAAGGATAATGAGGGGAGACTGGAAAGGACATGAAGGTAAAGTAGTAGATGTAGATCTAAAGAGAGTTAGAATATTTGTAGAAGGTGTAACATTAAAGAAAGCTGACGGTTCTGAGGTTTTCTATCCTATACATCCATCCAAGGTGATTATAATAAAATTAGGAGAAATAGATGATGTGAGAAGAAGGATTATTGAAAGGAGGTCTAAGGCAAGAGAAGAGCTAATAAAGCTTGGAAAAGCAAAACCATTAAAACCAGGATAA
- a CDS encoding SSU ribosomal protein S4E (COGs: COG1471 Ribosomal protein S4E~InterPro IPR013845:IPR013843:IPR002942:IPR018199~KEGG: dka:DKAM_1163 30S ribosomal protein S4e~PFAM: Ribosomal protein S4E, central domain protein; Ribosomal protein S4E domain protein; RNA-binding S4 domain protein~SMART: RNA-binding S4 domain protein~SPTR: B8D5V8 30S ribosomal protein S4e~PFAM: S4 domain; Ribosomal family S4e; RS4NT (NUC023) domain), whose amino-acid sequence MARMGGSRHLKRLAAPLFWPILRKEYKWVVKPSPGPHPVSRSIPLLILVRDVLNIAKTSREAKRIIFDGKIYVDGVQRRDYKFPIGPMDSISIPEIDMYLRMVPYPTKYLWYINISKEEACLKLVRIENKLTVKNGHIQLGTHDGRNILIRVKDPRNPVEAMNYKTLDTLLIEVPSQRIIQHIPLDIGKYAIVIHGRNVGRLGKILSIEVREGMKRRRALVTMEDINGHRFQTILDYVMVVGDEKPVIKLYE is encoded by the coding sequence ATGGCAAGAATGGGAGGTTCACGACATCTAAAGAGATTGGCAGCACCATTATTTTGGCCAATACTTAGAAAAGAATACAAATGGGTTGTAAAACCTTCACCTGGTCCTCATCCAGTAAGCAGAAGCATTCCACTATTGATTCTAGTCAGAGATGTACTTAATATTGCGAAAACCTCTAGGGAAGCAAAGAGAATAATATTTGATGGAAAGATATATGTTGATGGTGTTCAAAGAAGAGATTACAAGTTTCCAATAGGTCCTATGGACAGTATCTCTATTCCTGAAATAGACATGTATCTAAGGATGGTACCATATCCTACTAAGTATTTATGGTATATTAATATATCAAAAGAGGAGGCATGTCTAAAGCTAGTTAGAATAGAGAATAAATTAACGGTTAAGAATGGACATATACAGCTAGGGACACATGATGGAAGAAATATATTGATTAGGGTGAAGGATCCGAGGAATCCTGTAGAGGCGATGAACTATAAAACACTTGATACGTTATTAATAGAGGTGCCATCACAGCGAATAATACAGCATATACCCTTAGATATAGGGAAATATGCTATAGTTATACATGGAAGAAATGTTGGACGTTTAGGTAAGATTCTTAGTATTGAAGTAAGAGAGGGTATGAAGAGACGAAGAGCATTAGTAACAATGGAGGATATCAATGGACATAGATTTCAAACAATATTGGATTATGTAATGGTTGTAGGAGATGAAAAACCTGTAATAAAATTGTATGAGTGA
- a CDS encoding LSU ribosomal protein L5P (COGs: COG0094 Ribosomal protein L5~InterPro IPR002132~KEGG: hbu:Hbut_1313 50S ribosomal protein L5P~PFAM: ribosomal protein L5~SPTR: A2BMD2 50S ribosomal protein L5~PFAM: ribosomal L5P family C-terminus; Ribosomal protein L5): MSIETLSIIKGNAITLSKIPETVESSFLSKDKVISILEKWRSNPMLIPRIAKVTINISVGGATERLDKAARLLEQLTGQKPSLRRAKKTIKEFGISKKQLIAAVVTLRGAKAHEFLRKALYAVNNTLRYRNFDATGNISFGIKEHLLLPGVRYDPDIGIFGMDISVTIERCGYRVAKRRRCRSSIPMRHRVSREESILFMEILYGIRVIGERHG; the protein is encoded by the coding sequence ATGTCTATTGAGACTTTGAGCATTATTAAAGGAAATGCGATAACATTATCAAAAATCCCTGAGACTGTAGAAAGTAGTTTCCTATCTAAGGATAAAGTTATAAGTATTTTAGAGAAGTGGAGGAGTAATCCAATGTTAATACCAAGGATTGCTAAGGTTACAATAAACATATCGGTGGGGGGTGCCACTGAGAGATTAGATAAGGCAGCCAGACTTTTGGAGCAACTAACAGGTCAAAAGCCTTCGTTAAGAAGAGCTAAGAAAACTATTAAAGAATTTGGAATAAGTAAGAAACAATTAATAGCTGCAGTAGTTACATTGCGTGGGGCTAAGGCACATGAGTTCTTAAGAAAAGCTTTATATGCTGTCAATAATACATTGAGATATAGGAATTTTGATGCTACTGGAAATATATCATTTGGTATAAAAGAGCATTTGTTGCTTCCAGGTGTTAGATACGATCCAGATATAGGTATATTTGGTATGGATATTTCAGTAACAATAGAAAGGTGTGGATATCGTGTGGCTAAAAGAAGAAGGTGCAGGAGTTCAATACCTATGAGGCACAGAGTATCTAGAGAGGAAAGTATTTTATTTATGGAAATCCTATATGGGATTAGAGTTATAGGTGAGAGACATGGGTAA
- a CDS encoding ribosomal protein S14 (InterPro IPR001209:IPR018271~KEGG: sto:STS059 30S ribosomal protein S14P~PFAM: ribosomal protein S14~SPTR: Q975J4 30S ribosomal protein S14P~PFAM: Ribosomal protein S14p/S29e), whose product MGKFRPPAERKYGRGVQVCRRCGNRDAVIQKYGMYLCRQCFREVAIVIGFRKYN is encoded by the coding sequence ATGGGTAAATTTAGACCACCTGCAGAACGTAAATATGGTCGTGGAGTACAAGTGTGTAGAAGGTGTGGTAATAGAGATGCAGTAATACAGAAGTACGGAATGTATCTTTGTAGACAATGCTTTAGAGAGGTTGCTATAGTCATTGGATTTAGGAAGTATAACTGA
- a CDS encoding SSU ribosomal protein S8P (COGs: COG0096 Ribosomal protein S8~InterPro IPR000630~KEGG: hbu:Hbut_1315 30S ribosomal protein S8P~PFAM: ribosomal protein S8~SPTR: A3DNC2 30S ribosomal protein S8P~PFAM: Ribosomal protein S8) produces MAMVMQDTLANALTAITNAEMRRKSEVIIWPASKLIIRVLRVMQRYGYIGEFEYVDDGRWGKIVVQLLGRINKAGAIKPRLPITYRELLKFPHWVRRYLPSRDIGLLILTTPQGVMSHREAIEKNIGGILIAYVY; encoded by the coding sequence ATGGCCATGGTTATGCAAGATACATTAGCAAATGCATTAACGGCTATAACAAATGCTGAAATGAGAAGAAAAAGTGAGGTTATTATATGGCCTGCTTCAAAGCTTATAATTAGGGTTTTAAGGGTTATGCAGAGATATGGATATATAGGAGAGTTTGAATATGTTGATGATGGAAGATGGGGAAAAATCGTGGTGCAATTACTAGGTAGAATAAATAAGGCTGGTGCAATAAAGCCGAGATTGCCTATTACTTATAGAGAACTTCTAAAATTTCCCCACTGGGTGAGAAGATATTTACCTTCAAGAGACATAGGTCTTTTAATTTTGACGACACCGCAGGGAGTCATGTCCCATAGAGAAGCTATAGAGAAGAATATAGGTGGTATATTAATAGCATATGTATATTAA
- a CDS encoding LSU ribosomal protein L6P (COGs: COG0097 Ribosomal protein L6P/L9E~InterPro IPR020040:IPR019907~KEGG: hbu:Hbut_1316 50S ribosomal protein L6P~PFAM: Ribosomal protein L6, alpha-beta domain~SPTR: A2BMD5 50S ribosomal protein L6P~TIGRFAM: ribosomal protein L6P~PFAM: Ribosomal protein L6~TIGRFAM: archaeal ribosomal protein L6P) encodes MYINVYGDIDMTRKAAHLREEIDIPEGVSVEVDNLLVKVSGPKGSLQRSFDYANGIIIKVEDRKVILETFFADREKKALLYTIASHIKNMITGVTKGWRYKLKIVTSHFPVNAKVVGNEILIENFLGERAPRRAKIVGDVKVRIEGKDIIVEGIDLEAVAQTAANIEMATRVKDKDRRVFVDGVYIYEKGVAI; translated from the coding sequence ATGTATATTAATGTATATGGTGATATAGATATGACAAGAAAAGCTGCACACCTTAGAGAAGAAATAGATATTCCTGAAGGGGTCTCTGTAGAAGTAGATAATCTGCTTGTTAAGGTTTCTGGACCTAAAGGGTCACTGCAGAGGAGTTTTGATTATGCTAATGGAATTATAATTAAGGTTGAGGATAGAAAGGTAATTCTTGAAACGTTTTTTGCTGATAGAGAAAAGAAGGCATTGCTATATACTATAGCTTCTCATATTAAGAATATGATTACCGGTGTTACTAAGGGATGGAGATATAAGCTTAAGATAGTCACATCACATTTCCCTGTAAATGCAAAGGTAGTAGGGAATGAAATATTAATTGAAAACTTTCTAGGTGAGAGAGCACCTAGAAGAGCTAAGATAGTAGGCGATGTAAAGGTTCGTATTGAGGGTAAAGATATAATTGTCGAGGGTATAGATCTAGAAGCTGTGGCACAAACAGCAGCTAATATTGAGATGGCTACAAGGGTTAAGGATAAGGATAGGAGGGTGTTTGTCGATGGAGTATATATTTATGAGAAGGGTGTAGCTATATGA
- a CDS encoding LSU ribosomal protein L32E (COGs: COG1717 Ribosomal protein L32E~InterPro IPR001515:IPR018263~KEGG: iho:Igni_1279 50S ribosomal protein L32e~PFAM: Ribosomal protein L32e~SPTR: A8AC03 LSU ribosomal protein L32E~PFAM: Ribosomal protein L32) has protein sequence MSQQTVDVAMNKNIVDQRRKLRDYIRKIKMYRRVEFLRWLWWKFAKFENKLRWRRPRGKDNPVRLSYKGYPPKPDSGYRLPRDIRNLHPSGLIPIRVSNIKELEALDPRKHIIYIASSVGTKKRLEIISKAREKGFKIANEMV, from the coding sequence ATGAGTCAACAGACTGTTGATGTAGCTATGAATAAAAATATTGTTGATCAGAGAAGGAAATTAAGAGATTATATTAGGAAGATAAAGATGTATAGGAGAGTAGAGTTTCTGAGATGGTTGTGGTGGAAATTCGCTAAGTTTGAGAATAAATTGAGATGGAGAAGACCTAGGGGTAAGGATAATCCTGTAAGACTTTCATATAAAGGTTATCCACCAAAACCAGATAGTGGATATAGATTGCCAAGAGATATAAGAAATCTACATCCTTCTGGTTTAATCCCGATTAGAGTATCTAATATTAAGGAGCTCGAGGCTCTTGATCCAAGAAAACATATAATCTATATAGCAAGTAGTGTTGGAACTAAGAAAAGACTTGAAATAATATCGAAAGCAAGAGAAAAAGGTTTTAAAATAGCAAATGAAATGGTGTAA
- a CDS encoding LSU ribosomal protein L19E (COGs: COG2147 Ribosomal protein L19E~InterPro IPR000196~KEGG: hbu:Hbut_1318 50S ribosomal protein L19e~PFAM: Ribosomal protein L19e~SPTR: A2BMD7 Ribosomal protein L19~PFAM: Ribosomal protein L19e), whose amino-acid sequence MKWCKEMDLSYQRRIAAELLGVGESRIKFDPNNIERIESAVTKEDIRRLIKEGIIFAEYMKSNSRGRWREFHRKRSKGRHRGYGKRKGASSARANPKEQWIFRIRKIRRFLKWLRDHEIIDSKTYRMLYRKAKGGAFESLASLKRYMKEHNLLPQSFR is encoded by the coding sequence ATGAAATGGTGTAAGGAGATGGATTTAAGTTATCAGAGAAGAATAGCTGCAGAACTTTTAGGGGTTGGAGAATCGAGGATAAAATTTGATCCAAATAACATTGAAAGGATAGAAAGTGCTGTAACTAAGGAGGATATTAGAAGATTAATAAAGGAAGGAATAATATTTGCAGAATATATGAAGAGTAATAGCCGTGGAAGATGGAGGGAATTCCATAGAAAGAGAAGCAAAGGTAGACATAGAGGTTATGGTAAAAGAAAAGGTGCTTCAAGTGCTAGAGCAAATCCAAAGGAACAATGGATCTTTAGGATAAGGAAAATTAGAAGGTTCTTGAAATGGCTTAGGGATCACGAAATAATTGATAGTAAAACATATAGAATGCTCTATAGGAAAGCTAAAGGAGGAGCATTTGAGAGTTTGGCATCACTTAAGAGATATATGAAAGAGCATAATCTTTTACCTCAAAGCTTTAGGTGA
- a CDS encoding LSU ribosomal protein L18P (COGs: COG0256 Ribosomal protein L18~InterPro IPR005484:IPR000909~KEGG: hbu:Hbut_1319 50S ribosomal protein L18P~PFAM: ribosomal protein L18P/L5E~SPTR: A2BMD8 50S ribosomal protein L18P~PFAM: Ribosomal L18p/L5e family) yields the protein MATGPNYKVARRRRREGKTNYHKRYKMVRSKGIRAVVRKTNRYIIIQFVYPTPIGDYTLTSAHSIELVKLFGWKGGTKNTPAAYLTGLLAGLRAKKLGILRAIPDIGLHRPVKGSKVFAALKGIIDAGVEIPCSQDMFPSEERIRGKTIAEYAEQLANTSPEVFSRQFSAILRGGFDPRNMEKHFDEVKNKIIEIYSKIPESNEAIAIIKELIGG from the coding sequence ATGGCTACAGGACCTAATTATAAAGTTGCGAGAAGAAGGAGGAGGGAGGGGAAGACTAATTATCATAAAAGATATAAGATGGTAAGAAGTAAGGGTATAAGGGCTGTGGTTAGAAAAACAAATAGATATATAATTATTCAATTCGTATATCCAACACCTATTGGCGATTATACTCTAACTTCCGCTCATAGCATAGAGCTTGTAAAACTATTTGGCTGGAAGGGAGGTACAAAGAATACTCCTGCAGCATATCTAACAGGGTTGTTGGCTGGTCTAAGAGCTAAGAAACTAGGTATTTTAAGAGCTATTCCAGATATAGGTTTACATAGACCTGTAAAAGGTTCTAAGGTGTTTGCAGCTTTAAAGGGAATAATAGATGCGGGTGTAGAGATTCCATGTTCACAGGATATGTTTCCTTCTGAGGAGAGGATAAGGGGGAAGACGATAGCGGAATATGCAGAACAGCTTGCTAATACCAGCCCAGAGGTATTTTCAAGACAGTTTTCAGCAATACTTCGGGGAGGATTTGATCCTAGAAATATGGAAAAACATTTCGATGAAGTTAAAAACAAAATTATTGAAATTTATAGCAAGATTCCTGAGTCGAATGAGGCTATAGCAATAATTAAGGAACTTATAGGTGGGTAG
- a CDS encoding SSU ribosomal protein S5P (COGs: COG0098 Ribosomal protein S5~InterPro IPR013810:IPR005324:IPR018192:IPR005711~KEGG: ape:APE_0346 30S ribosomal protein S5P~PFAM: Ribosomal protein S5 ; ribosomal protein S5 domain protein~SPTR: Q9YF95 30S ribosomal protein S5P~TIGRFAM: ribosomal protein S5~PFAM: Ribosomal protein S5, C-terminal domain; Ribosomal protein S5, N-terminal domain~TIGRFAM: ribosomal protein S5(archaeal type)/S2(eukaryote cytosolic type)), which produces MSGVEEWVPKTKIGWMVKEGKITSIDQIFAMNAVIMEPEIVDVLLPGLKQEILDVVLVQKMTDAGRISRFRVVVAIGNEDGYVGLGIGKAKQLRTAIEKAVIDAKLNIIPVRRGCGSWECSCREKHSLPFRVVGKSGSVEIELLPAPLGTGLVVGDIPKVILRLAGIRDVWSFTRGETRTTINFAKAVFEALRNTNRFVSPSDWVKKVWE; this is translated from the coding sequence ATGAGTGGAGTAGAGGAATGGGTTCCGAAAACAAAGATAGGTTGGATGGTTAAAGAGGGTAAGATTACTTCTATAGATCAGATATTTGCTATGAATGCAGTAATAATGGAGCCAGAAATCGTTGATGTATTACTACCTGGATTAAAACAAGAGATTCTTGATGTTGTTTTAGTACAGAAAATGACAGATGCTGGAAGAATATCAAGATTTAGAGTTGTTGTAGCTATAGGTAATGAGGATGGTTATGTAGGTCTAGGCATAGGAAAGGCAAAGCAGCTTAGAACAGCTATAGAAAAAGCTGTTATAGATGCAAAGCTTAACATTATACCTGTTAGGAGAGGATGTGGAAGCTGGGAATGTAGTTGTAGAGAAAAACATTCATTACCCTTTAGAGTTGTTGGTAAGTCTGGTAGTGTAGAGATAGAATTGCTTCCAGCACCACTTGGGACAGGTCTTGTAGTTGGAGATATACCGAAAGTTATTCTAAGGTTGGCTGGAATAAGGGATGTATGGTCATTTACACGTGGTGAAACAAGAACAACAATTAATTTTGCAAAAGCAGTTTTTGAAGCATTAAGAAACACAAATAGATTTGTATCACCTAGTGATTGGGTCAAGAAGGTATGGGAGTAA
- a CDS encoding LSU ribosomal protein L30P (COGs: COG1841 Ribosomal protein L30/L7E~InterPro IPR000517:IPR005997~KEGG: hbu:Hbut_1321 50S ribosomal protein L30P~PFAM: ribosomal protein L30~SPTR: A2BME0 50S ribosomal protein L30P~TIGRFAM: ribosomal protein L30P~PFAM: Ribosomal protein L30p/L7e~TIGRFAM: 50S ribosomal protein L30P, archaeal): MKILSIKLYAIIRLRGRVGVSKEIEDTLRMLRLTRKYCCVIYPATKDIEGMLMKVKDWVTWGEIDFETLVELLKARGRVQGNKPLSNEYLKKVLGIESIELFAKEIMDGKILFHKLDEYGIKPLFRLHPPRKGFKGSIKKPYRDGGELGYRGKDINDLIKRMI, encoded by the coding sequence GTGAAAATCTTGAGCATAAAGCTCTATGCTATTATAAGGCTTCGGGGAAGAGTAGGTGTTAGTAAGGAAATTGAGGATACATTAAGAATGCTAAGACTGACCAGAAAATACTGTTGTGTAATATATCCAGCAACAAAGGATATAGAGGGCATGTTGATGAAGGTGAAAGACTGGGTTACATGGGGTGAAATAGATTTTGAGACACTTGTAGAATTACTGAAGGCTAGAGGCAGGGTTCAGGGAAATAAGCCTCTATCTAATGAGTATCTCAAGAAGGTACTTGGCATAGAAAGTATTGAGCTATTTGCAAAAGAAATAATGGATGGAAAGATACTATTCCATAAACTCGACGAATATGGAATTAAGCCATTATTTAGGTTGCATCCACCAAGAAAAGGTTTTAAGGGAAGCATTAAGAAGCCTTATAGAGATGGTGGTGAATTGGGTTATAGAGGGAAAGATATAAATGATCTGATTAAGAGGATGATATAA
- a CDS encoding LSU ribosomal protein L15P (COGs: COG0200 Ribosomal protein L15~InterPro IPR001196~KEGG: smr:Smar_1041 50S ribosomal protein L15P~PFAM: ribosomal protein L15~SPTR: A3DNC9 50S ribosomal protein L15P~PFAM: Ribosomal protein L18e/L15) codes for MVVRRDKKSRKMHGYRNRGWGSIGQHRKSGSRGGRGAAGMHKHKWSWVIKYFRDWFGKKGFVPRNPVKTVEVREITLAQIDSLVYRLIKDGKAVYEDGKIVIDLSKMGINKVIGSGRISYPIKLLTYSITEKAREKIEKAGGTVVILKNK; via the coding sequence ATGGTAGTGCGGAGGGATAAAAAAAGTAGGAAGATGCATGGGTATAGAAATAGAGGATGGGGAAGCATAGGTCAGCATAGAAAATCTGGCTCAAGGGGTGGAAGAGGAGCTGCTGGTATGCATAAACATAAGTGGTCTTGGGTTATAAAATATTTCAGAGATTGGTTTGGTAAAAAAGGGTTTGTTCCTAGAAACCCTGTTAAAACAGTTGAGGTGAGGGAAATAACTCTAGCTCAAATAGATTCATTAGTTTATAGGCTTATTAAGGATGGTAAAGCCGTTTATGAAGATGGAAAGATAGTTATAGATTTATCTAAGATGGGTATAAATAAAGTTATTGGTAGTGGTAGGATAAGCTATCCAATAAAGTTGCTAACCTATAGTATTACTGAAAAGGCTAGAGAGAAGATAGAGAAGGCTGGAGGAACAGTTGTTATACTTAAAAATAAATAA